In a single window of the Myxococcus guangdongensis genome:
- a CDS encoding glutathione peroxidase — translation MRTLHVLCVASALVVTPALAGDVATKPSPPAKSQPSTEKKPMSLHALSANRLDGKPANLSDYQGKVLVIVNTASECGYTPQYAGLEKLFQDYKDKGVVVLGFPSNDFGGQEPGSSEQIAKFCELRFKVTFPMFEKVKTKGEGQSPVYAFLSKDHDAPKWNFHKYVVGKDGQVRAGFPSKVTPESDELRKAVDAALAQP, via the coding sequence ATGCGAACCCTTCATGTCCTGTGCGTCGCCTCGGCGCTCGTCGTCACCCCGGCCCTGGCCGGTGATGTGGCGACGAAGCCGTCCCCTCCCGCGAAGTCCCAGCCCTCCACCGAGAAGAAGCCCATGTCCCTGCACGCGCTGTCCGCCAACCGCCTCGATGGCAAGCCCGCGAACCTCTCCGACTACCAGGGCAAGGTCCTGGTCATCGTGAACACCGCGTCCGAGTGTGGCTACACGCCGCAGTACGCGGGCCTGGAGAAGCTCTTCCAGGACTACAAGGACAAGGGCGTCGTGGTGCTGGGCTTCCCGTCCAACGACTTCGGCGGGCAGGAGCCGGGCAGCTCGGAGCAGATCGCCAAGTTCTGCGAGCTGCGCTTCAAGGTGACGTTCCCCATGTTCGAGAAGGTGAAGACGAAGGGCGAGGGCCAGTCGCCCGTCTACGCCTTCCTGTCGAAGGACCACGACGCGCCGAAGTGGAACTTCCACAAGTACGTGGTGGGCAAGGACGGCCAGGTGCGCGCGGGCTTCCCGAGCAAGGTGACGCCGGAGAGCGACGAGCTGCGCAAGGCCGTGGACGCCGCGCTCGCCCAGCCCTGA
- the uvrA gene encoding excinuclease ABC subunit UvrA, with the protein MHKTHLVGARTHNLKELSVDLAEGELVCITGVSGAGKSSLALDTLYAEGQRRFVESFSPYARQFLERLERPPMEALEPVAAGVAVDRRAPVKSSRSTVATLADVEPYLSALFTREAMPVCPACGVEAVRTDAGVAARALVAESPDTAALIAFPLRVPDTASFLDVRARLLKDGYHRLVVQGEVKELESLKPSEATDSAGIARVLVDRVKLSASQVGRVTQALEDAWARAEGEAVVLLPGAEAKRVRRGLVCPKCAREFEAARPGLFSYQSPVGACAACRGFGRTIGIDWDKVIPNPALSLSQGAIRPWSGASTEWERGMLQRWCREKKIPLDAPWSSLTPAQRESVLEGAGDYDEGRAYPGVRAWFRWMEGRTYKMHVRVLLARYRAYSLCKDCGGARLNEQARAYRVGGLDLPGWHGLELTQALARLDALGTTTGQGELARRELAGRLRYLQRVGLGYLTLDRQARTLSGGEAQRVSLTAALGTSLTGSLFVLDEPTVGLHPGDVPPLTEAIAELAERGNIALVIEHDPLVIRSAHRVLELGPGAGREGGELCFDGPPEALAKRKDLPTGRLLAGGAETKRAPRERTGELVVKGAREHNLKALSVKVPLGVLCAVTGPSGSGKSTLVDEVLYRHLARRLGVKDVEAPGAVDALEGADAVKAITFVDQSPLGRTSRGNAATYTKAWDRLRERFAAEPDAEVRGLTPAHFSFNVDKGRCEACSGEGYETVEMQFLADVALLCAVCRGRRFKEEVLAVRHQGFSVAQVLEMTVEEVLQHFGSDAALQRALGPVARLGLGYLPLGQPLSTLSGGEAQRLKLARALASEAKGALFLIDEPSAGLHAEDVRHVIDALHALVDKGASVIVVDHDVAVMKASDWVLDLGPVGGKDGGRLVAEGTPESVARGEGATAVALRGERKPLGRVVKARPKGKDAAPAIEVEHAREHNLQDVSCKIPLGKMTVVTGPSGSGKSSLAFDVVFAEGQRRFLETLSPYARQFLPTMPRPDVERVSSIPPSVALEQRTSRAGGTSTVATVTEVAHYLRLLFAKLGEPHCPNDDTPITSTSPEVLFAQLSQMKGDGTVLAPAVRSRKGTYLDVFAAAARAGITTAIVDGQLSSTDDPPRLAKTREHDIDLVMHEGKLSKLPRDVFDKALGWGQGALKIRTSKGETLLSTERTCPKCGTAVPELDPRWFSFNTRQGRCESCEGTGVKGGPEAQAEGEMAPCRECGGSRLAPVPRGVRLEGARYHEVVQQSVAASLARVKGWKFKGDRALLGEPSRQELLRRMEFLERVGLGYLSLDRNAATLSGGEMQRLRLSAQLGAGLTGAMYVLDEPTIGLHPRDTHRLLDNLRALVNTGSTVLVVEHDSDTIRAADHLLDLGPTGGRGGGRILAEGPPDVVLQGESPTALALRASQVRPPSGRGEPKQWLELKGARANNLKRVDLRLPVGRLNVVSGVSGSGKSTLIRQVLYPALREALELVSSRPGPFDTLKGVEAVKRVMSVDQSPIGRTPRSVPATFLGIWDELRRAFAATPEAKIRGFSAARFSFNTASGGRCTACEGQGSISHEMSFLPDVVTPCEACGGARFDAATLEVRYHGLSIGDVLRLSADEAKDVFQNLPKVAAPLQCLADLGVGYLQLGQGSNTLSGGEAQRLKLAAELTASSRHEPTLYVLDEPTTGLHVGDVEKLITFMGRLVDRGDTLVVIEHHPSVIGAADHLVELGPEGGEEGGHIVAAGTPREVAKLKTATGRVLRSLFTGEEAPSSRRGAAGTRRG; encoded by the coding sequence ATGCACAAGACCCACCTCGTAGGCGCGCGCACCCACAACCTCAAGGAACTCTCCGTCGACCTCGCGGAGGGGGAGCTGGTCTGCATCACCGGAGTCTCGGGGGCGGGCAAGTCGAGCCTCGCGCTCGACACGCTGTACGCCGAGGGACAGCGGCGCTTCGTGGAGAGCTTCAGCCCGTATGCCCGGCAGTTCCTCGAGCGGCTGGAGAGGCCGCCCATGGAGGCGCTGGAGCCGGTGGCGGCGGGCGTGGCGGTGGACCGTCGGGCGCCGGTGAAGAGCTCGCGCTCCACGGTGGCGACGCTGGCGGACGTGGAGCCGTACCTGTCCGCGCTCTTCACGCGCGAGGCGATGCCGGTGTGTCCCGCATGCGGGGTGGAGGCGGTGCGCACCGACGCGGGCGTGGCGGCCCGGGCGCTGGTGGCCGAGTCCCCGGACACAGCGGCGCTCATCGCCTTCCCGCTGCGCGTCCCCGACACGGCGTCGTTCCTGGACGTGCGCGCGCGGCTGTTGAAGGACGGCTACCACCGGCTGGTGGTGCAGGGCGAGGTGAAGGAGCTGGAGTCGCTCAAGCCCTCGGAGGCCACGGATTCGGCGGGCATCGCGCGGGTGCTGGTGGACCGGGTGAAGCTGTCGGCGTCGCAGGTGGGCCGGGTGACGCAGGCGCTGGAGGACGCGTGGGCGCGCGCCGAGGGTGAGGCGGTGGTGCTCTTGCCCGGCGCCGAGGCGAAGCGGGTGCGCCGGGGGCTGGTGTGTCCCAAGTGCGCGCGGGAGTTCGAGGCGGCGCGGCCGGGGCTGTTCAGCTACCAGTCGCCCGTGGGCGCGTGCGCGGCGTGTCGCGGCTTCGGCCGCACCATCGGCATCGACTGGGACAAGGTGATTCCCAACCCGGCGCTGAGCCTGTCCCAGGGCGCCATCCGTCCTTGGTCCGGCGCGTCGACGGAGTGGGAGCGCGGCATGCTCCAGCGCTGGTGCCGCGAGAAGAAGATTCCCCTGGATGCGCCCTGGTCCTCGCTGACGCCGGCGCAGCGTGAGTCGGTGCTGGAGGGCGCGGGGGACTACGACGAAGGCCGCGCGTATCCGGGCGTTCGCGCGTGGTTCCGGTGGATGGAGGGCCGCACGTACAAGATGCACGTGCGTGTGCTGCTGGCGCGCTACCGGGCGTATTCGCTGTGCAAGGACTGCGGCGGCGCGCGGCTCAACGAGCAGGCGCGGGCCTATCGCGTGGGCGGGTTGGATCTGCCGGGGTGGCACGGGCTGGAGCTGACGCAGGCCCTGGCGCGGCTGGACGCGCTGGGCACGACGACGGGGCAGGGGGAGCTGGCGCGGCGCGAGCTGGCCGGACGTCTGCGCTACCTTCAGCGCGTGGGGTTGGGTTACCTGACGTTGGACCGACAGGCGCGCACGTTGTCCGGAGGCGAGGCGCAGCGCGTGTCGCTGACGGCGGCGCTGGGCACCTCGCTCACCGGCTCCCTGTTCGTGCTGGACGAGCCCACCGTGGGGCTGCACCCGGGGGACGTGCCGCCGCTGACGGAGGCCATCGCGGAGCTGGCGGAGCGCGGCAACATCGCGCTCGTCATCGAGCATGACCCGCTGGTCATCCGCTCCGCGCACCGCGTGCTGGAGCTGGGGCCGGGCGCGGGACGCGAGGGCGGTGAGCTGTGCTTCGACGGTCCTCCGGAGGCGCTGGCGAAGCGCAAGGACTTGCCCACCGGCCGGCTGCTCGCGGGTGGGGCCGAGACGAAGCGGGCGCCGCGCGAGCGGACCGGTGAGCTGGTGGTGAAGGGCGCGCGCGAGCACAACCTGAAGGCGCTGTCGGTGAAGGTGCCGCTGGGCGTGCTGTGCGCGGTGACGGGGCCGAGCGGCTCGGGCAAGAGCACGCTGGTGGACGAGGTGCTCTATCGCCACCTGGCGCGGCGGCTGGGCGTGAAGGACGTGGAGGCCCCGGGCGCGGTGGACGCGCTGGAGGGGGCCGACGCGGTGAAGGCCATCACCTTCGTGGACCAGTCACCGTTGGGGCGCACCTCGCGCGGCAACGCGGCCACGTACACCAAGGCGTGGGACCGGCTGCGCGAGCGCTTCGCCGCGGAGCCGGACGCGGAGGTGCGGGGCCTGACGCCGGCCCACTTCTCCTTCAACGTGGACAAGGGGCGCTGCGAGGCGTGCTCGGGCGAGGGCTACGAGACGGTGGAGATGCAGTTCCTCGCGGACGTGGCCCTCTTGTGCGCGGTGTGCCGGGGCCGGCGCTTCAAGGAGGAGGTGCTCGCCGTCCGTCACCAGGGCTTCAGCGTGGCGCAGGTGCTGGAGATGACGGTGGAGGAGGTGCTCCAGCACTTCGGGAGCGACGCGGCCCTGCAGCGCGCGCTGGGCCCCGTGGCGCGCTTGGGATTGGGCTATCTCCCGCTGGGACAGCCGCTGTCCACGCTGTCGGGTGGCGAGGCGCAGCGGTTGAAGCTGGCGCGGGCGCTCGCGAGCGAGGCGAAGGGCGCGCTGTTCCTCATCGACGAGCCCTCCGCGGGCCTGCATGCGGAGGACGTGCGTCACGTCATCGACGCGCTGCACGCGCTGGTGGACAAGGGCGCCAGCGTCATCGTGGTGGACCATGACGTCGCGGTGATGAAGGCGTCGGACTGGGTCCTCGACCTGGGGCCGGTGGGTGGCAAGGACGGCGGGCGCCTGGTGGCCGAGGGCACGCCGGAGTCGGTGGCGCGCGGCGAGGGCGCGACGGCGGTGGCGCTCCGGGGCGAGCGCAAGCCCCTGGGGCGCGTGGTGAAGGCGCGGCCCAAGGGCAAGGACGCGGCGCCCGCCATCGAGGTGGAGCACGCGCGCGAGCACAACCTCCAGGACGTGTCCTGCAAGATTCCCCTGGGGAAGATGACCGTCGTCACGGGGCCGAGCGGCTCGGGCAAGAGCTCGCTCGCGTTCGACGTGGTGTTCGCGGAAGGACAGCGGCGCTTCCTGGAGACGCTCAGCCCGTACGCGCGGCAGTTCCTGCCCACGATGCCTCGGCCGGACGTGGAGCGCGTCAGCTCCATTCCTCCGAGCGTGGCGCTGGAGCAGCGCACCTCGCGCGCGGGCGGCACCAGCACGGTGGCCACCGTCACCGAGGTGGCCCACTACCTGCGGCTCTTGTTCGCCAAGCTGGGCGAGCCGCACTGCCCCAACGACGACACCCCCATCACCTCCACGTCGCCGGAGGTGCTGTTCGCGCAGCTCTCCCAGATGAAGGGGGACGGGACGGTGCTGGCGCCGGCGGTGCGCTCGCGCAAGGGCACGTACCTGGATGTCTTCGCCGCCGCGGCGCGTGCGGGCATCACCACGGCCATCGTCGACGGACAGCTGTCCTCCACGGATGATCCGCCGCGCCTGGCGAAGACGCGCGAGCACGACATCGACCTGGTGATGCACGAGGGCAAGCTGTCGAAGCTGCCTCGGGACGTGTTCGACAAGGCGCTGGGTTGGGGGCAGGGTGCGCTGAAGATTCGCACGTCGAAGGGCGAGACGCTCCTGTCCACCGAGCGCACGTGCCCCAAGTGCGGCACGGCCGTGCCGGAGCTGGACCCGCGCTGGTTCTCGTTCAACACCAGGCAGGGCCGCTGCGAGTCGTGTGAGGGCACGGGCGTGAAGGGCGGCCCCGAAGCGCAGGCCGAGGGCGAGATGGCGCCGTGCCGTGAGTGCGGCGGCAGTCGACTGGCGCCGGTGCCTCGCGGCGTGAGGCTGGAAGGGGCCCGCTACCACGAGGTGGTGCAGCAGTCCGTGGCGGCCTCGCTGGCGCGGGTGAAGGGCTGGAAGTTCAAGGGAGACCGGGCGCTGCTCGGCGAGCCCTCGCGGCAGGAGCTGCTGCGGCGCATGGAGTTCCTGGAGCGGGTGGGCCTGGGCTACCTGTCCCTGGACCGCAACGCGGCGACGTTGTCGGGTGGCGAGATGCAGCGCCTGCGGCTGTCGGCGCAGCTGGGCGCGGGACTCACGGGCGCGATGTACGTGCTCGACGAGCCCACCATCGGCCTGCATCCGCGCGACACGCATCGGCTGCTCGACAACCTGCGCGCGCTGGTGAACACGGGCTCCACGGTGCTGGTGGTGGAGCACGACTCGGACACCATCCGCGCGGCGGACCACCTGTTGGACCTGGGCCCGACGGGCGGTCGCGGCGGTGGGCGCATCCTCGCCGAGGGGCCTCCGGACGTGGTGCTCCAGGGCGAGTCCCCCACGGCGCTCGCGCTGAGGGCGTCGCAGGTGCGGCCTCCCTCCGGACGCGGGGAGCCGAAGCAGTGGCTGGAGCTGAAGGGCGCGCGGGCCAACAACCTGAAGCGCGTGGACCTGCGGCTGCCGGTGGGACGGCTCAACGTCGTCAGCGGCGTGTCCGGCTCGGGCAAGAGCACGCTGATCCGACAGGTGCTGTACCCCGCGCTGCGCGAGGCGCTGGAGCTGGTGTCCTCGCGACCTGGACCGTTCGACACGTTGAAGGGCGTGGAGGCGGTGAAGCGGGTGATGTCGGTGGACCAGTCGCCCATCGGCCGCACGCCGCGCTCGGTGCCGGCGACGTTCCTGGGCATCTGGGATGAATTGCGTCGGGCCTTCGCCGCGACGCCGGAGGCGAAGATTCGGGGCTTCTCCGCCGCGCGCTTCTCCTTCAACACGGCCAGCGGTGGACGGTGCACCGCGTGCGAGGGCCAGGGCTCCATCTCCCACGAGATGTCCTTCCTTCCGGACGTGGTGACGCCGTGCGAGGCCTGCGGAGGCGCGCGCTTCGACGCGGCGACGCTGGAGGTGCGCTACCACGGGCTGTCCATCGGCGATGTGCTGCGGCTGTCCGCGGACGAGGCGAAGGACGTCTTCCAGAACCTGCCCAAGGTGGCGGCGCCGCTGCAGTGCCTCGCGGACCTGGGCGTGGGCTACCTCCAGTTGGGGCAGGGCTCCAACACGCTGTCCGGCGGTGAGGCGCAGCGGTTGAAGCTGGCGGCCGAGCTGACGGCGTCCTCGCGGCACGAGCCCACGCTGTACGTGCTGGACGAGCCCACCACGGGGCTGCACGTGGGCGACGTGGAGAAGCTCATCACCTTCATGGGGCGCCTGGTGGACCGCGGCGACACGCTGGTGGTCATCGAGCACCACCCGTCGGTCATCGGCGCGGCGGACCACCTGGTGGAGCTGGGGCCCGAGGGCGGCGAGGAGGGTGGACACATCGTCGCCGCGGGCACGCCTCGCGAGGTGGCGAAGCTGAAGACGGCGACGGGGCGGGTGCTGCGCTCGCTCTTCACCGGCGAGGAGGCTCCGTCATCGCGACGGGGCGCGGCGGGGACCCGGCGGGGGTAG
- a CDS encoding PAS domain S-box protein, translating to MTVVHVSRDVEVPAAWRAGPCPLVVLDARESGSRMPLVRALRSLPGGTSAVVLLVGRRGALRALEPALEDGADEVLAWPPDTEELRVRLDMAERRYLRRESRMGVPFGDELRDTMLAVSPVPTSITTLGEGKVVAANDAYYRAFGYTREEMLGKTTVDLHLWERPIDRAQVMERLRRHGSVRGVDAQYHTRTGEVRHTLLFMGLVPYAGEPHVISFFPDITPIKQAEEEVRRSEVSFRTLIQSLPDLVAVFDRDARVRYANLKVARALGYSDVKELVGKHISDMIPPEDFASADARMHEALRTGRNALQERRMVRRDGGILHVESTTFPLHFDGEDSIVSVAHDLTERHQMQARLMLAERMASVGTLAAGVAHEINNPLAYLTANLAFAREELSRVPAPGVDASLTEALSDAQAALSEAQQGAERVRTIVRDLKTFSRVDSVEDSVVDVRAVLESTLNLATTEIRHRARLVKLFEDVPPVRANESRLGQVFLNLLVNAAQAIPEGAPDRHEIRVGARMGEGGRVLVEVTDTGVGIATEHLPRLFDPFFTTKAPGVGTGLGLSICHNLVTALGGEIQVRSAPGRGSTFRVLLPSAEPVRVAPAPPAEQPQPAAPVEKRGRLLVVDDEPLVCTALGRTLRPHHDVTLATRAQDALERIEAGESYDVVFCDLMMPGMSGMDFYSTLMKRHPEQARRVIFLTGGAVTPQARAFLETVTSPHIEKPFAGRELLSLVQERLARA from the coding sequence ATGACGGTGGTCCACGTCTCCAGGGACGTGGAGGTGCCAGCGGCGTGGCGCGCCGGCCCCTGCCCACTGGTGGTGCTGGATGCACGCGAGAGCGGCTCGCGCATGCCGCTCGTGCGGGCCCTGCGCAGCCTGCCCGGTGGGACGTCCGCCGTGGTGCTGCTGGTGGGACGACGCGGCGCGCTGCGGGCGCTGGAGCCCGCGCTGGAGGACGGGGCGGACGAGGTGCTGGCCTGGCCGCCGGACACCGAAGAGCTGCGGGTGCGGCTGGACATGGCCGAGCGCAGGTACCTGCGGCGCGAGTCCCGCATGGGCGTGCCCTTCGGAGACGAGCTGCGCGACACCATGCTCGCCGTCAGCCCCGTGCCCACCTCCATCACCACGCTGGGCGAGGGCAAGGTCGTCGCCGCCAATGACGCCTACTACCGCGCCTTCGGCTACACGCGCGAGGAGATGCTGGGCAAGACGACGGTGGACCTGCACCTGTGGGAGCGCCCCATCGACCGCGCGCAGGTGATGGAGCGGCTGCGCCGACACGGCTCGGTGCGCGGCGTGGACGCCCAGTACCACACGCGCACGGGTGAGGTGCGCCACACGCTGCTCTTCATGGGCCTGGTGCCCTACGCGGGCGAGCCGCACGTCATCTCGTTCTTCCCGGACATCACGCCGATAAAGCAGGCGGAGGAGGAGGTGCGCCGCTCCGAGGTGAGCTTCCGCACGCTCATCCAGAGCCTGCCGGACCTGGTCGCCGTGTTCGACCGCGACGCGCGGGTGCGCTACGCCAACCTCAAGGTGGCGCGCGCGCTGGGCTATTCGGACGTGAAGGAGCTGGTCGGCAAGCACATCTCCGACATGATTCCCCCCGAGGACTTCGCCTCCGCGGACGCGCGCATGCACGAGGCCCTGCGCACCGGCCGCAATGCATTACAAGAAAGGCGCATGGTGCGCCGCGACGGCGGCATCCTCCACGTGGAGTCCACCACCTTCCCGCTGCACTTCGACGGCGAGGACTCCATCGTCTCCGTCGCGCATGACCTGACGGAGCGCCACCAGATGCAGGCCCGGCTGATGCTCGCCGAGCGCATGGCGTCGGTGGGCACGCTCGCCGCGGGCGTGGCGCACGAAATCAACAACCCGCTGGCCTACCTCACCGCCAACCTCGCCTTCGCGCGCGAGGAGCTCTCGCGTGTGCCCGCCCCCGGCGTGGACGCCTCGTTGACGGAGGCGCTGTCGGACGCGCAGGCCGCGCTCTCCGAGGCCCAGCAGGGCGCCGAGCGCGTGCGCACCATCGTGCGTGACTTGAAGACCTTCAGCCGGGTGGACTCGGTGGAGGACTCCGTCGTGGACGTGCGCGCGGTGCTCGAGTCCACGCTGAACCTGGCCACCACGGAGATTCGCCACCGCGCGCGGCTGGTGAAGCTCTTCGAGGACGTGCCCCCCGTGCGCGCCAACGAGTCGCGGCTGGGCCAGGTGTTCCTCAACCTGCTGGTCAACGCCGCGCAGGCCATCCCCGAGGGCGCGCCGGACCGCCACGAGATTCGCGTGGGCGCGCGCATGGGCGAGGGCGGCCGCGTGCTGGTGGAGGTGACGGACACGGGCGTGGGCATCGCCACCGAGCACCTGCCGCGCCTGTTCGACCCGTTCTTCACCACCAAGGCCCCCGGCGTGGGCACGGGCCTGGGCCTGTCCATCTGCCACAACCTGGTGACGGCGCTCGGCGGTGAGATTCAAGTCCGCAGCGCGCCGGGCCGCGGCTCCACCTTCCGCGTGCTGTTGCCCTCGGCCGAGCCCGTGCGCGTCGCACCCGCTCCACCGGCCGAGCAGCCCCAGCCCGCCGCCCCCGTGGAGAAGCGCGGGCGGCTGCTCGTCGTCGATGACGAGCCCCTGGTCTGCACCGCGCTGGGCCGCACCCTGCGCCCGCACCACGACGTCACGCTGGCGACACGCGCCCAGGACGCGCTGGAGCGAATCGAAGCGGGCGAGTCCTACGACGTCGTCTTCTGCGACTTGATGATGCCCGGCATGAGCGGGATGGACTTCTACTCCACCCTCATGAAGCGCCATCCGGAGCAGGCCCGCCGGGTCATCTTCCTCACTGGCGGTGCGGTGACACCGCAGGCCCGCGCCTTCCTGGAAACCGTCACCAGTCCCCACATCGAAAAGCCCTTCGCGGGACGTGAGCTCCTGTCCTTGGTGCAGGAACGATTGGCCCGCGCCTGA
- a CDS encoding DUF5996 family protein, producing the protein MALSTSGFGTREEAWPALPFAEWKDTYATLHRYTQVLGKVRLALTPPENHWWNVSFRVTSRGLTTGLIPYGNGSFEVDFDFLASELRFLTSRGDVRVMELTARSVAEFYRDVMSTLRELGVEVHIWQQPVEIPEDTTPFSQDTHHATYVPGHVRNWWRVLLQAHIAMKEFRAGFTGKCSPVQFFWGSFDLAVTRFGGRPAPARPGADAVTAEAYCEEVCSVGFWPGTEVLGGAAFYCYAAPEPKGFSEASVRPAGAGYDANLKEFLLPYEAVRRAEDPRAFLLDFFQSTYDACADLGKWDRARCERPLIIPESVKGAWRSVTLPEQPPADSSP; encoded by the coding sequence ATGGCCCTGTCGACATCCGGATTCGGGACGCGGGAGGAGGCGTGGCCCGCGCTGCCCTTCGCGGAGTGGAAGGACACCTACGCCACGTTGCACCGGTACACCCAGGTGCTCGGCAAGGTGCGGTTGGCGCTGACGCCTCCGGAGAACCACTGGTGGAACGTGTCGTTCCGCGTGACGTCACGCGGGCTCACCACGGGGCTGATTCCCTATGGGAACGGGAGCTTCGAGGTGGACTTCGACTTCCTGGCGAGCGAGCTGCGCTTCCTGACGAGCCGTGGCGACGTGCGCGTCATGGAGCTGACGGCGCGCTCGGTGGCGGAGTTCTATCGGGACGTGATGTCGACGCTGCGCGAGCTGGGCGTCGAGGTCCACATCTGGCAACAGCCGGTGGAGATTCCCGAGGACACGACGCCCTTCAGCCAGGACACGCACCACGCGACCTATGTGCCAGGGCACGTGCGCAACTGGTGGCGGGTGTTGTTGCAGGCCCACATCGCGATGAAGGAGTTCCGCGCGGGCTTCACCGGCAAGTGCAGCCCGGTGCAGTTCTTCTGGGGGAGCTTCGACCTGGCGGTGACGCGCTTCGGGGGGCGACCTGCTCCGGCTCGGCCCGGCGCGGACGCGGTGACGGCGGAGGCGTACTGCGAAGAGGTGTGCAGCGTGGGCTTCTGGCCCGGCACGGAGGTGCTCGGTGGCGCGGCGTTCTATTGCTACGCGGCGCCCGAGCCGAAGGGCTTCTCCGAAGCGAGCGTGAGGCCCGCGGGGGCGGGGTACGACGCGAACCTGAAGGAGTTCCTGCTGCCGTACGAGGCCGTGCGGCGCGCGGAGGACCCGAGGGCCTTCCTGCTCGACTTCTTCCAGTCCACGTATGACGCGTGCGCGGACCTGGGGAAGTGGGACCGCGCCCGGTGTGAGCGGCCCCTCATCATCCCCGAGAGCGTGAAGGGCGCGTGGAGGAGCGTCACCCTGCCGGAGCAACCTCCCGCCGATTCGAGTCCGTGA
- a CDS encoding S1 family peptidase, producing MAEGVVNRSPPRDTLFFASPSLVLLEVDGRRASGFLATEQGHLVTSLHAVCGAREIHAVMADGTRTEVVQVAAMDDRRDLAVLRLPISRLAPPLDLSPVSLPGEGDTVYVLRATASPAPEVRSQEVRAVQVLGDWLTLLELTRTLPDDFSGGPVVDLRGGVVGVATAALANGRSLGLVIPTRYLLPLLHGAGSLPLSALDTPRRRAGRVRHVPRHPMSLLDGASADALESIATTLGHAINAGAPAYNRGDVDGCYRLYARTAERLIATCEAFPGAQRALRDGLSRCAGLQDSDDRAWALRDAFDGLLDVIGRWLQARPPAPRPSPKSSPSNTSLVVAPATKHYLN from the coding sequence ATGGCCGAGGGAGTCGTCAACAGGTCCCCCCCCCGCGACACGCTGTTCTTCGCCTCGCCCTCCCTGGTGTTGCTGGAAGTCGACGGTCGCCGCGCCTCGGGCTTCCTCGCCACCGAGCAGGGACACCTCGTCACCAGCCTCCACGCGGTCTGCGGAGCCCGCGAGATTCACGCGGTGATGGCGGACGGCACGCGCACGGAGGTGGTCCAGGTCGCCGCCATGGATGACCGCCGCGACCTGGCCGTCCTGCGGCTGCCCATCTCCAGGCTCGCCCCGCCACTCGACCTGTCTCCCGTCAGCCTGCCCGGCGAGGGAGACACCGTCTACGTGCTCAGGGCCACCGCCAGCCCCGCACCGGAGGTCCGCTCGCAGGAGGTGCGGGCCGTCCAGGTGCTCGGCGACTGGCTCACCCTGCTGGAGCTCACCCGCACGCTCCCCGACGACTTCTCCGGAGGTCCGGTGGTGGACCTGCGCGGCGGCGTGGTCGGCGTGGCCACCGCGGCGCTCGCCAACGGTCGCTCGTTGGGCCTGGTCATCCCCACGCGCTACCTGCTGCCGCTGCTGCACGGCGCGGGCAGCCTGCCCCTGTCCGCGCTGGACACGCCCCGCCGCCGCGCGGGCCGCGTGCGCCACGTGCCACGCCACCCGATGAGCCTCCTGGACGGCGCCAGCGCGGACGCGCTGGAGTCCATCGCCACCACGCTCGGCCACGCCATCAACGCCGGCGCGCCCGCCTACAACCGGGGCGACGTGGACGGCTGCTACCGGCTCTATGCGCGCACCGCCGAGCGCCTCATCGCCACGTGCGAGGCCTTCCCCGGCGCCCAGCGCGCGCTGCGCGACGGCCTGTCCCGCTGCGCCGGCCTGCAGGACTCCGACGACCGCGCCTGGGCCCTGCGCGACGCCTTCGACGGGCTGTTGGACGTCATCGGCCGCTGGCTCCAGGCCCGCCCGCCAGCGCCGCGCCCCTCGCCCAAGTCCAGCCCGAGCAACACCAGCCTCGTCGTGGCGCCCGCGACCAAGCACTACCTCAACTAG
- a CDS encoding DUF2378 family protein has product MVMERRGSQDMVGVARRAQVAVWVPRRSFEGLFMHALKPSGAFAQSLRDIGYDAEDLQEHYPLTVWRAALGVARRFVCAGQTPEAANRALGLSYVEGFAQTLVGRIFATAAPLLGTERCLTRLPTYLKAGREDMRMDLEPVREREWCVRVVDADPLPDFVAGVVVGVLRLTRVTARVEVLERAPTGYALRVRWEESRATS; this is encoded by the coding sequence ATGGTCATGGAACGGCGGGGCTCGCAGGACATGGTGGGAGTGGCGCGAAGGGCGCAGGTGGCCGTCTGGGTGCCGCGGCGCAGCTTCGAGGGGCTGTTCATGCATGCGCTGAAGCCGTCCGGGGCGTTCGCCCAATCCCTCCGGGACATCGGCTACGACGCGGAGGACTTGCAGGAGCACTACCCGCTCACCGTGTGGCGCGCCGCGCTAGGCGTGGCGCGGCGCTTCGTGTGCGCGGGGCAGACGCCGGAGGCCGCGAACCGGGCCCTGGGGTTGTCCTACGTGGAGGGCTTCGCGCAGACGTTGGTGGGGCGCATCTTCGCCACGGCCGCGCCGCTGTTGGGCACCGAGCGGTGTCTGACGCGGCTGCCCACGTACCTGAAGGCGGGCCGCGAGGACATGCGCATGGACCTGGAGCCGGTGCGCGAGCGCGAGTGGTGCGTGCGGGTGGTGGACGCGGACCCGTTGCCGGACTTCGTGGCGGGCGTGGTGGTCGGGGTGCTCCGGCTCACCCGGGTGACGGCGCGGGTGGAGGTGCTGGAGCGGGCCCCGACGGGCTACGCGCTGAGGGTCCGGTGGGAGGAGTCGCGCGCGACTAGTTGA